The following coding sequences lie in one Flavobacterium sediminis genomic window:
- a CDS encoding LytR/AlgR family response regulator transcription factor, with protein sequence MIVLLSGKKIVTSRFLKNFEESLKEHSPFFRCHKSYIINTEYIVSYSKSDGGTVTLQNQIEIPVSGNKVEELLALFIRVIR encoded by the coding sequence ATGATCGTATTGCTTTCGGGTAAAAAGATCGTTACCAGCCGATTTTTAAAGAATTTTGAAGAAAGTTTAAAAGAACATTCACCGTTTTTCAGATGTCATAAATCGTATATCATTAATACGGAATACATTGTAAGTTACAGTAAATCTGACGGCGGAACGGTTACTTTACAAAACCAGATTGAAATTCCGGTCTCCGGAAATAAAGTGGAAGAATTATTAGCCTTGTTTATCCGAGTGATCAGATAA
- a CDS encoding aminotransferase class I/II-fold pyridoxal phosphate-dependent enzyme, producing the protein MVKDLFERIQQNKGPLGKWASQAEGYYVFPKLEGELGPHMKFHGKEILNWSLNDYLGLANHPEVRKADAQAAADWGAAYPMGARMMSGHTTIHEQLQNELAEFVGKEAAYLLNFGYQGMVSTIDALVTKNDVIVYDVDSHACIIDGVRLHMGKRFTYKHNDMESIEKNLQRATKMAEETGGGILFITEGVFGMRGQQGKLKEIVALKEKYNFRLLVDDAHGFGTLGKTGAGAGEEQGCQDGIDVYFSTFAKSMASIGAFIAGDKDIIDYLKYNLRSQMFAKSLPMIQTIGALKRLEMLRTMPELKAKLWENVDALQNGLKERGFNIGDTNTCVTPVYLEGSIPEAMVMVNDLRENYGIFLSIVVYPVIPKGIILLRMIPTASHSLQDIEETLAAFEAIREKLTNGTYKQIAEANVENVE; encoded by the coding sequence ATGGTGAAAGATTTATTTGAAAGAATTCAACAAAATAAAGGTCCTTTAGGAAAGTGGGCTTCACAAGCAGAAGGATATTATGTGTTCCCTAAGTTAGAAGGTGAGTTAGGACCCCACATGAAGTTTCACGGAAAAGAGATTTTAAATTGGAGTTTGAATGACTATTTAGGATTGGCTAACCATCCTGAAGTTCGTAAAGCAGATGCTCAGGCAGCTGCAGACTGGGGGGCGGCTTACCCTATGGGAGCCCGAATGATGAGTGGTCATACAACTATTCACGAACAATTACAAAACGAATTAGCCGAATTCGTAGGAAAAGAAGCGGCTTACTTATTAAACTTCGGTTATCAGGGAATGGTATCTACCATTGATGCTTTGGTAACTAAGAACGATGTGATCGTATACGATGTAGATTCACATGCTTGTATCATTGACGGGGTACGTTTGCACATGGGCAAACGTTTTACGTACAAACACAATGATATGGAAAGCATCGAGAAAAATTTACAACGTGCAACTAAAATGGCTGAAGAGACCGGAGGAGGAATTTTATTCATCACGGAAGGTGTTTTCGGAATGCGTGGTCAGCAAGGTAAATTAAAAGAAATTGTAGCTTTAAAAGAAAAGTATAATTTCCGTTTATTGGTAGATGATGCACACGGTTTCGGTACATTAGGAAAAACTGGTGCCGGAGCAGGGGAGGAGCAAGGTTGTCAGGACGGAATTGATGTGTACTTTTCAACTTTTGCTAAATCAATGGCCAGTATCGGTGCGTTTATTGCCGGAGACAAAGACATCATTGATTACCTGAAATACAATTTACGTTCGCAAATGTTTGCTAAGTCATTGCCTATGATCCAGACGATCGGAGCATTGAAGCGTTTGGAAATGTTGCGTACGATGCCGGAATTGAAAGCAAAATTATGGGAAAATGTAGATGCTTTACAAAACGGCTTAAAAGAAAGAGGTTTTAATATCGGAGATACCAATACTTGTGTTACTCCTGTATATTTAGAAGGATCTATTCCGGAAGCCATGGTAATGGTAAACGATTTACGTGAAAATTATGGTATTTTCTTGTCAATTGTTGTCTATCCGGTAATCCCTAAAGGAATCATCTTGTTGCGTATGATCCCTACAGCTTCACATTCTTTACAAGATATTGAAGAAACTTTAGCAGCATTTGAAGCTATTCGCGAAAAATTAACGAACGGCACATACAAACAAATAGCAGAAGCTAATGTTGAAAATGTAGAATAA
- the pncB gene encoding nicotinate phosphoribosyltransferase, with the protein MSFKTAVSPSILDNDFYKFTMQNAVIKLFPYAKAQYRFINRGEHPFPEKFAIHLRQAIDQMADLQLSQKEKDFLQETCPYLDPTYLDFLQGYRYDPAEVVVEQNGTDVSVIIEGYWYRTILWEVPVMALISELYYQLTGQERENDVKVIEKVQTKVKKYKELGIQFADFGTRRRHSLAVQDLVVRTLQEKGKGTFIGTSNVYLAMKYDTKPIGTHAHEWFMFHAAKYGYKMANVMGLEHWVDVYRGDLGIALTDTFTTEVFFDQFDKKFAKLFDGVRHDSGDAIEFGEKTIAHYKKLGINPLTKTIIFSDGLNYEKVERIASHFKGKIGLSFGIGTSLTNDVGLQPMNIVIKMIKALPEEKRWTGVIKLSDEPQKHTGKEEDIELSKRLLQIK; encoded by the coding sequence ATGAGTTTCAAGACTGCGGTTTCACCTTCTATACTCGATAATGATTTCTATAAATTTACCATGCAGAATGCGGTTATCAAACTATTTCCGTATGCTAAAGCCCAATACCGTTTTATCAATCGGGGAGAACATCCCTTTCCTGAAAAATTTGCTATTCATTTACGACAGGCTATTGACCAGATGGCTGATCTGCAATTGAGTCAGAAGGAAAAAGATTTTTTACAGGAGACCTGCCCTTATTTAGATCCTACATACCTTGACTTTCTTCAGGGCTACCGATACGATCCTGCGGAAGTGGTTGTTGAACAAAACGGAACCGATGTGTCGGTCATTATTGAAGGCTATTGGTACAGAACGATCTTGTGGGAAGTCCCTGTTATGGCTCTCATCAGCGAATTGTACTATCAATTGACGGGTCAGGAGCGGGAGAATGATGTTAAAGTCATCGAAAAGGTACAAACGAAAGTGAAAAAATACAAAGAATTAGGTATTCAGTTTGCTGATTTCGGAACCCGACGGCGCCATTCTTTGGCAGTGCAGGACTTAGTGGTGAGAACATTACAGGAAAAAGGAAAAGGAACTTTCATCGGGACAAGCAATGTGTATTTGGCCATGAAATACGATACAAAACCAATCGGGACACATGCCCACGAATGGTTTATGTTTCATGCCGCTAAATACGGATACAAGATGGCAAATGTCATGGGGCTTGAGCATTGGGTGGATGTTTATCGCGGCGATCTGGGAATTGCGTTGACCGATACATTCACCACTGAAGTTTTCTTTGACCAGTTCGATAAAAAGTTTGCCAAACTATTTGACGGCGTTCGGCATGATTCCGGTGATGCTATAGAATTCGGAGAAAAAACAATAGCACATTATAAAAAATTAGGAATTAATCCGTTGACCAAGACCATTATTTTTTCAGACGGACTTAATTATGAAAAGGTAGAACGGATCGCCAGTCATTTTAAAGGAAAGATCGGACTTTCTTTCGGAATAGGAACCAGTTTAACCAATGATGTCGGGTTACAGCCTATGAATATCGTGATCAAGATGATTAAAGCATTGCCTGAAGAGAAAAGATGGACCGGGGTAATAAAACTATCAGATGAGCCTCAGAAGCATACCGGAAAAGAAGAAGATATAGAACTGTCAAAGAGGTTGTTGCAAATAAAATGA
- a CDS encoding rhomboid family intramembrane serine protease: MDIFLLTIIGINVLVSFKGFNDMAFFRKYEFHVGSVKAGEQIRILTSGFLHVDIMHLAFNMLTLYFFAPVVSHTLGNMYFLYIYFGSLVAGNLLTLYLHKDDYYYRAVGASGAVTGIIYSSILLYPEMTLALYFFIPIPGYLFGIGYLLYSIYGMRAKNDNIGHTAHFGGAIAGYLMTLLKDPSMLVTNTKMLILLTIPILLLFYLYKNNKL; the protein is encoded by the coding sequence ATGGATATTTTCTTACTGACTATAATCGGAATTAATGTTTTGGTAAGCTTTAAAGGCTTTAACGACATGGCTTTTTTCAGGAAATACGAGTTCCATGTTGGCTCTGTTAAAGCAGGCGAACAGATCAGGATATTGACCAGCGGCTTTTTGCACGTCGATATTATGCACCTCGCATTTAATATGCTGACCTTGTACTTTTTTGCGCCGGTTGTTTCTCATACTTTGGGCAACATGTATTTCCTGTATATTTATTTCGGAAGTTTAGTTGCCGGAAACTTGCTGACGTTGTATTTGCACAAAGACGACTATTATTATAGAGCCGTAGGGGCTTCCGGAGCAGTAACCGGAATTATTTACAGTTCCATACTCTTGTATCCGGAAATGACCTTAGCGTTGTATTTTTTCATTCCTATTCCGGGGTATCTTTTCGGAATAGGTTATTTGCTGTACTCGATCTACGGAATGCGTGCTAAAAATGATAATATCGGTCATACGGCGCATTTCGGAGGAGCGATCGCCGGGTATCTGATGACTTTACTCAAAGATCCGTCGATGTTAGTGACCAATACTAAAATGCTGATCTTGTTAACAATACCTATTCTGCTGCTTTTTTATTTGTACAAAAACAATAAGTTGTAA
- a CDS encoding lysophospholipid acyltransferase family protein — translation MQRIAYYFAYPILWIVSILPFPIFYFVSDCIKVIIYNIIGYRKKTVRSNIELAFPNLSKKERLAIEKKSYRHLCDMFMEMVKTMTISKKEIQKRFRFTNLDLFEEYEDKGKSIILFYAHYASWEWSVTLGTYIRFKGFGIYKRIKNPYFDHLMRSIRSRFDATLLDTKHTVKEVTENQNKGILGVYGFISDQTPGGSSRAKYWDTFLGHEVPIHTGGEMLARHLDMNVLYMKVKKIKRGYYEATFIPITDNNIETLPEFEVSRRFIREVEKQIYEAPEYYFWTHKRWKFKRNKKKK, via the coding sequence ATGCAGCGTATTGCCTATTACTTTGCTTACCCGATATTATGGATAGTATCTATACTTCCGTTCCCTATATTCTATTTTGTTTCCGATTGTATAAAGGTCATCATTTACAACATTATCGGTTATCGTAAAAAAACGGTCAGATCTAATATTGAACTGGCTTTTCCGAACTTAAGTAAAAAAGAACGATTAGCCATCGAAAAAAAATCGTACCGCCATTTATGCGATATGTTTATGGAAATGGTCAAAACCATGACTATTTCTAAAAAAGAGATTCAAAAGCGTTTTAGGTTTACCAATCTGGATCTGTTCGAAGAATACGAAGATAAAGGCAAAAGTATCATTCTGTTCTATGCCCATTACGCCAGTTGGGAATGGTCCGTTACCTTAGGAACTTACATACGGTTTAAAGGATTCGGCATCTACAAAAGAATCAAGAACCCGTACTTTGACCATTTAATGAGAAGTATCCGTTCGCGGTTCGACGCTACTTTACTGGATACCAAACACACGGTAAAAGAAGTGACTGAAAACCAAAACAAAGGAATTCTGGGCGTTTACGGATTTATCAGTGACCAAACGCCGGGCGGTAGTAGCAGAGCCAAATATTGGGATACCTTTCTGGGGCATGAAGTACCGATCCATACCGGAGGTGAAATGCTGGCAAGACATCTGGATATGAATGTTCTTTATATGAAAGTAAAGAAAATAAAACGCGGTTACTACGAGGCCACTTTTATCCCGATAACGGATAACAATATTGAAACCTTACCGGAATTTGAAGTAAGCAGACGTTTTATCCGAGAAGTGGAAAAACAGATCTATGAAGCTCCGGAATATTATTTCTGGACTCACAAACGTTGGAAATTCAAACGAAATAAGAAGAAAAAATAA
- a CDS encoding protein adenylyltransferase SelO, giving the protein MQLPVTTIFTEKLPADPETSNEIRQVYEAMFSYVTPKVPLHPKLVHASAEVAQLIGLSEQSISSDDFIAVFSGKKVLEGTKPFAMCYGGHQFGNWAGQLGDGRAINLFEVQNQGQNLMVQLKGAGKTPYSRRGDGLAVLRSSIREHLCSEAMYHLGVPTTRSLSVMETGEKVLRDILYNGNAAYEKGAVVCRVAPSFIRFGNFEIFAARQDVKNLKLLADFCIETYFPSITTTGKERYIAFFQEIATQTKELLIHWQRVGFVHGVMNTDNMSIHGITIDYGPYGWLEGYDPHWTPNTTDAQGKRYRFGNQPHIALWNLLQLANALYPLIEETQALERILEQFNTDFQSDFNAMMLNKLGITKRHKENENLIHQLLITLQETETDMTIFYRLLARISKNDSESEALQKIKPAFYQEAEIKDSVQETWYFWLSLYLNSLKQETVADAERKRSMDLVNPKYVLRNYMAQLAIEAAEKEDYSLVDELAELLKRPYDEQPEYEKWFAKRPDWARTKIGCSMLSCSS; this is encoded by the coding sequence ATGCAACTTCCTGTTACCACTATTTTCACAGAAAAGCTTCCTGCCGATCCTGAAACGAGCAATGAAATCCGTCAGGTTTATGAAGCTATGTTCTCTTATGTGACTCCTAAAGTTCCTTTGCATCCTAAATTAGTTCATGCGTCAGCAGAGGTGGCTCAATTGATCGGGCTATCGGAGCAATCAATCAGTTCGGATGATTTTATAGCTGTCTTTTCAGGAAAAAAAGTTTTAGAAGGCACTAAACCTTTTGCCATGTGTTATGGCGGACACCAGTTCGGAAACTGGGCAGGACAGTTAGGCGATGGCAGGGCGATTAATCTGTTTGAAGTCCAAAATCAAGGACAAAACCTGATGGTACAACTTAAAGGTGCCGGAAAAACACCTTATTCCCGCAGAGGAGACGGTTTGGCTGTATTGCGTTCTTCTATCCGTGAACATTTATGCAGTGAAGCCATGTATCATTTAGGTGTTCCTACCACCCGATCACTCAGTGTTATGGAAACCGGTGAAAAGGTATTGCGTGATATTTTATACAACGGTAATGCGGCTTACGAAAAAGGAGCTGTCGTTTGTCGTGTAGCACCCAGTTTTATACGTTTTGGAAATTTTGAAATTTTCGCTGCCCGACAGGATGTTAAAAACCTTAAACTACTAGCTGATTTTTGTATCGAGACCTATTTCCCGTCAATTACAACAACCGGAAAAGAGAGATACATTGCTTTTTTTCAGGAAATCGCAACACAAACAAAAGAATTGCTGATCCATTGGCAGCGTGTAGGTTTTGTTCATGGCGTTATGAACACTGATAATATGTCGATCCATGGCATTACAATAGATTATGGTCCTTATGGATGGCTGGAAGGTTACGATCCGCATTGGACACCTAATACGACAGATGCTCAGGGCAAACGTTATCGTTTTGGTAACCAACCCCATATTGCTTTATGGAATTTACTGCAATTGGCAAATGCTCTGTATCCGCTGATAGAAGAAACGCAAGCTTTGGAACGAATTTTGGAACAATTCAATACTGATTTTCAATCGGATTTTAACGCCATGATGTTAAATAAATTAGGCATTACGAAGCGCCATAAAGAGAATGAGAACCTAATTCATCAATTGTTGATCACCCTCCAGGAAACGGAAACCGATATGACTATTTTTTATCGTTTACTAGCTCGTATTTCTAAAAATGATTCGGAAAGTGAAGCTTTACAAAAAATAAAACCTGCCTTTTATCAGGAAGCAGAAATAAAAGATTCCGTGCAAGAAACGTGGTATTTCTGGTTGTCTTTATACCTCAACAGTTTAAAGCAGGAAACTGTTGCTGATGCTGAACGCAAGCGCAGCATGGATCTGGTAAATCCTAAATATGTTTTACGCAATTATATGGCACAACTGGCCATTGAAGCGGCTGAAAAAGAGGATTATTCATTAGTCGATGAATTAGCCGAACTTTTAAAACGTCCGTATGACGAACAACCGGAATATGAAAAATGGTTTGCTAAACGACCGGATTGGGCACGAACTAAAATAGGTTGCTCTATGTTGAGTTGTAGTTCGTAA